From one Leifsonia soli genomic stretch:
- a CDS encoding TetR/AcrR family transcriptional regulator, with product MPTPSTRAPRRDATANREAILGAAAIALNEDIDASLENIAARAGLSRRAVYGHFATRDELLVEVFTRGARRLAALLDPVSHPDPLVEIALFGATLWAEVEHVRVSAALAVRGPHREMVGTALDPARERLRDTVRRGMESGRIRTDLDRETTTRLIENAAVSVLDEATRARLSPEAGHRLVMLAGLGAAGMGWREAGELIASTPELAFTAPADTTEDEAER from the coding sequence ATGCCCACCCCATCCACCCGCGCACCGCGCCGCGACGCCACGGCCAACCGCGAGGCCATCCTCGGTGCGGCCGCCATCGCCCTCAACGAGGACATCGACGCGTCGCTCGAGAACATCGCCGCCCGCGCCGGCCTGAGTCGCCGCGCCGTCTACGGGCACTTCGCCACGCGCGACGAGCTGCTCGTCGAGGTGTTCACGCGCGGCGCCCGCCGCCTCGCCGCCCTGCTCGACCCGGTGTCGCATCCCGACCCGCTCGTCGAGATCGCGCTGTTCGGCGCGACGCTCTGGGCCGAGGTCGAGCACGTCCGCGTCAGTGCGGCCCTCGCGGTGCGCGGCCCGCACCGCGAGATGGTCGGCACCGCGCTCGACCCTGCGCGGGAGCGCCTGCGCGACACCGTGCGTCGCGGGATGGAGTCCGGCCGTATCCGCACCGACCTCGACCGCGAGACCACGACACGGCTCATCGAGAACGCCGCCGTCTCGGTGCTCGACGAGGCCACCCGCGCCCGTCTCAGCCCCGAGGCCGGCCACCGCCTGGTGATGCTCGCCGGGCTCGGCGCCGCCGGGATGGGCTGGCGCGAGGCCGGCGAGCTGATCGCATCCACCCCCGAACTGGCGTTCACGGCCCCCGCGGACACGACAGAGGACGAGGCGGAGCGATGA